One Desulfobotulus mexicanus genomic region harbors:
- a CDS encoding GDP-mannose 4,6-dehydratase, protein MKRGGCVKFLFHVKAMKILVRQRGVKIWNLDTGRGTSVLEMICSFEAASGKGVPFSIVPRRKGDIAACWADPSKALQELGWQTSRSLEHMMQDAWXWQSQNPCGYIGG, encoded by the coding sequence ATGAAAAGAGGGGGCTGTGTAAAATTTCTGTTTCATGTGAAAGCCATGAAAATTCTTGTAAGGCAAAGGGGTGTTAAGATCTGGAACCTTGACACAGGCAGGGGCACTTCCGTTCTTGAAATGATCTGCTCCTTTGAAGCCGCCTCCGGTAAGGGTGTTCCTTTTTCMATTGTTCCCCGCCGAAAAGGGGATATTGCCGCCTGCTGGGCCGATCCTTCSAAAGCCCTGCAGGAGCTTGGCTGGCAAACYTCCCGAAGCCTTGAACATATGATGCAGGATGCCTGGYGATGGCAGAGTCAAAATCCTTGTGGGTATATCGGTGGCTGA